One Marasmius oreades isolate 03SP1 chromosome 2, whole genome shotgun sequence DNA segment encodes these proteins:
- a CDS encoding uncharacterized protein (BUSCO:EOG09261Q18), whose protein sequence is MRHAFLRVCTPSHLVFPRVRVTSFISYRPSRLNHSSSRPNLPISLTPHSAPFPARTHTCGTLSTRDVGSRVVLTGWLLPERQGKLVSFFPLKDSSGTVQLVLSRSDPKPELQALKHVPVESSVLIQGRVLLRPPSARRSGTTGEIDVQVESFILLNPADPAMPFLPSNPYNLPNEELRLKYRHLDLRRSVLTENLAKRSKVAHSVRNFLYDEGFVEVETPILLRSSVEGAREFLVPTRTNNLASNSPAFYALQQSPQQPKQLLIAAGAVDRYFQIAKCFRDEDGRKDRQPEFTQIDLEMAYVSWGGENSKNDLKSSWPRDWRIGASQVRTVVESMIKRIWKEVENVELPHQFQVMTYREAMSRFGSDKPDTRFGLHITDITRELPAERQNTFHQSNEILECFVVSQSHSPEFVEASRNCERDPAAELIIVTEQNHSDWPLRSNILDSSSPAKGDIEFTNVNRKLKLKPGDTVWLAKRSKMSKGGSTALGRQRLQLLEYALAKGHITLPEKPHFLWITEFPLFTRSDDDKEVFAKGRWTSTHHPFTAPLWQDVAALYGGEVEAVRGQHYDLVLNGVEIGGGSVRVHDANMQNHIFTNILQLNEQEKAPFEQLLHALRCGAPPHGGIALGFDRLMSILCKTASIRDVIAFPKTSVGTDLLFKSPAGVAADVLKQYGIKPR, encoded by the exons ATGCGGCACGCGTTCTTGCGTGTTTGCACCCCCTCGCATCTCGTATTCCCCCGTGTTCGCGTTACATCCTTCATATCCTACAGACCATCAAGATTAAACCATTCTAGCTCGCGTCCAAACCTACCAATATCCTTAACCCCCCATTCTG CTCCCTTCCCCGCCCGGACGCATACCTGTGGCACACTTTCTACTCGTGACGTTGGTTCCCGTGTCGTTCTAACTGGCTGGCTCCTTCCAGAGCG TCAAGGGAAACTTGTCTCTTTTTTCCCCCTCAAAGATTCTTCCGGAACTGTCCAACTCGTTCTCAGCCGTTCCGACCCTAAGCCCGAGCTACAAGCTCTCAAGCATGTTCCCGTCGAATCTTCTGTCTTGATACAGGGAAGGGTCCTTTTAAGGCCTCCCAGTGCCCGACGGTCT GGTACGACGGGCGAGATTGATGTTCAAGTGGAAAGTTTTATTCTATTGAACCCTGCCGATCCGGCCATGCCATTTCTACCATCAAATCCCTATAATCTT CCCAATGAAGAGTTGAGACTGAAGTACCGTCACCTCGATCTTCGTAGGTCAGTCCTCACGGAAAACCTCGCAAAACGGAGTAAGGTCGCACACTCGGTCAGAAACTTTCTTTACGATGAAG GTTTCGTGGAGGTGGAAACTCCGATTCTTCTTCGGTCCTCTGTAGAAGGCGCCCGCGAGTTCTTAGTCCCAACTCGAACAAACAACCTCGCATCAAATTCTCCTGCCTTTTACGCGTTGCAACAATCTCCCCAACAACCAAAACAACTCCTCATAGCTGCGGGAGCGGTCGACCGCTATTTTCAAATAGCGAAATGCTTCAGGGACGAAGACGGTCGCAAAGACCGGCAGCCAGAATTCACTCAAATCGATTTGGAAATGGCATATGTATCGTGGGGTGGCGAGAACTCGAAAAACGACCTAAAATCTTCATGGCCTCGTGATTGGCGCATCGGGGCCTCTCAAGTTCGTACAGTCGTTGAGTCAATGATCAAAAGGATATGGAAAGAAGTCGAAAATGTGGAACTCCCACATCAATTCCAAGTGATGACATATCGTGAAGCCATGTCGCGT TTTGGTTCTGATAAACCGGATACGCGTTTCGGTCTCCAT ATCACTGACATTACTCGAGAGCTTCCTGCTGAACGGCAAAACACTTTCCACCAAAGCAATGAAATCCTGGAGTGTTTTGTCGTCAGCCAATCGCATTCACCGGAATTTGTAGAAGCCTCTCGCAACTGTGAACGCGATCCTGCTGCA GAACTTATCATTGTCACCGAGCAGAATCATTCGGATTGGCCTCTGCGAAGCAACATATTGGATAGCTCATCTCCAGCCAAAGGAGATATTGAATTCACGAATGTTAATAGgaaactcaaactcaaacctGGTGATACTGTATGGTTGGCTAAGCGATCCAAGATGTCGAAG GGCGGATCGACAGCGCTCGGGCGACAACGCCTTCAACTTCTCGAGTATGCGCTTGCCAAGG GTCATATTACTCTCCCAGAAAAACCTCATTTCCTATGGATAACGgaatttcctctcttcactcGCTCGGACGACGATAAAGAAGTATTCGCAAAAGGACGCTGGACCAGTACACACCATCCTTTTACCGCTCCCCTGTGGCAAGACGTCGCAGCTCTTTATGGAGGAGAGGTAGAGGCT GTCCGAGGTCAGCATTATGATCTCGTGCTAAACGGAGTCGAAATAGGAGGGGGTTCTGTGCGGGTACACGATGCCAACATGCAGAATCATATCTTTACCAACATTCTTCAG TTGAACGAACAAGAGAAAGCGCCATTTGAACAGTTATTACATGCACTTCGTTGCGGTGCCCCGCCCCACGGGGGAATAGCCCTAG GCTTTGACAGGCTCATGTCAATACTCTGTAAAACTGCATCTATTCGCGACGTCATCGCCTTTCCCAAGACTAGCGTCGGGACCGATTTGCTATTCAAGAGTCCTGCAGGAGTCGCCGCCGATGTATTGAAACAGTACGGTATTAAACCTCGATGA
- the NCB2 gene encoding negative cofactor 2 transcription regulator complex subunit ncb2 — protein MSDREGPSGTLPPDEDLSLPKATVAKMITELLPSDVVCAKETRDLVIECCVEFIHLISSEANEICEKDSKKTIAPEHIIAALKQLGFNSFTTEVEDVLKDHKQQQKDREKKGSKMEQSGMTEEELMAAQEELFAASRRKFESGQ, from the exons ATGTCAGATAGAGAAGGCCCGTCTGGAACTCTTCCACCCGACGAAGACCTTTCATTACCAAAAGCAACCGTGGCCAAGATGATAACAG AACTACTGCCCAGCGACGTGGTATGTGCGAAGGAGACCAGAGATTTGGTGATTGAATGTTGTGTAG AATTCATTCACCTAATCTCGTCGGAAGCCAATGAAATCTGTGAAAAAGATTCCAAGAAGACAATAGCACCAGAACATATAATTGCAGCTCTGAAG CAACTCGGATTCAATTCATTTACAACGGAGGTGGAGGATGTTTTGAAGGATCATAAACAGCAGCAGAAG GATCGAGAGAAGAAGGGCTCGAAAATGGAGCAATCAGGGATGACAGAGGAAGAACTCATGGCTGCTCAAGAAGAACTTTTTGCGGCCAGTCGAAGGAAATTCGAATCAGGCCAATAG